In one Candidatus Methylarchaceae archaeon HK02M2 genomic region, the following are encoded:
- a CDS encoding isocitrate/isopropylmalate dehydrogenase family protein, whose amino-acid sequence MGKQVALIRGDGTGPELVDAMIKVLKASKADIDLVQCDAGLEWWEKHGGSSFIPPETWEILMKSAACFKGPTTTMPKPETPKSVAVSIRQKFNLFANVRPIKTFPNMTGPLGDVDFICVREATEGLYTGIEFRLDDIAIAIRKISRRASELVSRHAFNLAREKGWKKVVVITKGNILKETDGLFREAVGEVEKNFPEIIVDVYFIDNFAQQLVKNPQRFNQNVILSTNLFMDIISEEASGLIGSIGCIYSANIGENYAMFEPAHGSAPKYKGMDKVNPTATILAGAWMLDYVGEKKASKSIFEATNDVIAEGKTVTYDLGGSAKLSEMAEAIAKKTEKKLR is encoded by the coding sequence ATGGGGAAGCAAGTTGCCCTAATTCGTGGTGATGGAACAGGTCCAGAATTAGTAGATGCAATGATAAAGGTGTTAAAGGCAAGTAAGGCTGATATAGATTTAGTACAATGCGATGCAGGTTTAGAATGGTGGGAGAAGCACGGTGGTAGTTCGTTTATACCGCCCGAGACCTGGGAAATACTTATGAAATCAGCAGCATGTTTCAAAGGTCCTACCACTACTATGCCCAAGCCAGAGACTCCAAAAAGCGTTGCAGTGAGTATAAGGCAGAAGTTTAACCTATTCGCAAATGTTAGACCGATAAAGACCTTCCCGAATATGACTGGTCCCCTCGGCGATGTTGATTTCATATGTGTCCGTGAAGCAACAGAAGGTCTCTACACAGGTATAGAATTTCGTTTAGATGACATAGCTATTGCTATAAGGAAGATTAGTAGAAGGGCGTCAGAACTTGTCTCAAGACATGCATTTAATTTGGCTAGAGAAAAAGGCTGGAAGAAGGTTGTGGTAATAACAAAGGGCAATATTTTAAAAGAAACAGATGGGCTATTCAGAGAAGCTGTTGGAGAAGTAGAAAAAAATTTTCCTGAGATTATAGTGGATGTTTACTTTATAGACAACTTTGCTCAGCAACTCGTCAAGAATCCTCAAAGGTTCAACCAGAATGTTATTTTGAGCACAAATTTGTTCATGGATATCATCTCTGAGGAAGCTTCTGGTTTAATAGGAAGTATAGGTTGCATTTATTCTGCTAATATCGGAGAGAATTATGCTATGTTTGAACCTGCCCATGGTAGTGCACCCAAGTATAAAGGGATGGATAAAGTAAATCCTACAGCTACTATACTTGCTGGAGCATGGATGTTGGATTATGTTGGGGAGAAAAAGGCTTCAAAGTCTATATTCGAGGCTACAAATGATGTGATAGCTGAAGGAAAAACGGTGACCTACGATCTAGGTGGAAGTGCCAAGCTATCTGAGATGGCTGAGGCTATAGCGAAGAAGACTGAAAAAAAACTCAGATAA
- the mch gene encoding methenyltetrahydromethanopterin cyclohydrolase, translating into MENSSYLLRTILILNIRRHTSSEVIGLAISVNRRALNVIEEIIEKKDDLAIKVDKAENGSTIIDLGINAQGGFMAGKYATDVCLGGYGETSLSYSDNNDLPLPKIFVSTNYPAISLLGSQFAGWRISVEKYFAMGSGPARALPMKPKELYAKIGYQDSADSAVIVLETDEMPPVDALEYISKECKVNSDKLFVLLTPTSSIAGSTQISGRIVETGLHRIVELGLDPSKVLYGCGQAPIAPLHPKATKAMGRTNDMIMYGGETFFVVDQEDDEELAKLVEKAPSSYSQAYGKPFYNIFKEANFDFYKIDPGLFSPAAITVNNMRTGKSFRAGQVNVNIVKESVGL; encoded by the coding sequence GTGGAAAACTCTTCATATCTGCTCAGAACAATACTCATCTTAAATATAAGGAGGCATACATCCTCTGAGGTGATAGGATTGGCTATAAGTGTCAACCGAAGAGCATTAAACGTTATAGAAGAAATTATTGAGAAGAAGGACGATTTGGCTATAAAGGTCGATAAAGCTGAAAATGGATCTACGATAATCGATCTAGGAATAAATGCCCAAGGTGGATTTATGGCAGGAAAGTACGCGACAGACGTATGTTTGGGGGGGTATGGTGAAACCTCTTTATCTTACTCTGATAATAATGACCTACCTTTGCCCAAGATATTTGTTTCAACTAATTATCCAGCGATTTCTTTGTTAGGTTCACAGTTTGCAGGCTGGAGAATCAGTGTAGAAAAATACTTTGCTATGGGCTCAGGACCAGCACGAGCATTACCAATGAAGCCAAAGGAACTATATGCAAAGATAGGTTATCAAGATTCTGCAGACTCTGCTGTTATTGTATTGGAAACAGATGAGATGCCCCCTGTAGATGCTTTAGAATACATCTCAAAAGAGTGTAAAGTCAATTCAGATAAATTATTTGTATTGCTTACACCTACCTCTAGCATCGCTGGCTCAACTCAAATTTCAGGTAGAATCGTTGAAACTGGACTACACAGAATAGTTGAACTCGGTTTGGATCCTTCTAAAGTTTTATATGGCTGTGGTCAAGCACCGATTGCCCCATTACATCCAAAGGCTACAAAAGCTATGGGTAGAACGAATGACATGATAATGTATGGAGGAGAAACATTCTTCGTAGTCGACCAAGAAGACGATGAAGAACTAGCTAAATTGGTTGAGAAAGCCCCCTCGTCTTATTCACAAGCTTATGGCAAGCCTTTTTATAATATCTTTAAGGAAGCCAACTTCGATTTCTATAAGATCGATCCTGGTTTATTCTCGCCTGCAGCAATTACTGTCAATAATATGAGAACCGGCAAGAGCTTTAGGGCAGGTCAAGTCAACGTAAATATTGTCAAAGAATCTGTAGGGCTCTAA
- a CDS encoding RimK family alpha-L-glutamate ligase, giving the protein MPLRIGLITRNPESWCSAQLLKSMMEKGVDSVSFSLSDITAKVASNPFAVTKTEIDILKELDAILIRPIGRGSLEEIIFRLDVLQRLEKKGLLVINPPRSIEISADKYCSLSLLDEEGITVPPTIATEDTEAALRAFQELGEDVVIKPVFGSRGMGIGRVTDLETAWRIFHALNYTRHVLYIQKFIHHGTRDIRLFVIGHRVIAAMYRQADGWKTNIDQGARPIPFKPSKELEELALKVAETIGCKVAGVDVMESQEGYIVNEINSQPGFKGLQLATKVNIADEIIDYIIKSL; this is encoded by the coding sequence TTGCCACTTAGAATTGGATTAATCACAAGGAATCCCGAATCGTGGTGCTCTGCACAACTCTTAAAATCGATGATGGAAAAAGGAGTGGACTCTGTTAGCTTCAGCCTATCTGATATCACTGCTAAAGTAGCAAGTAATCCTTTTGCCGTAACCAAAACTGAGATCGACATATTAAAAGAATTGGATGCTATCCTTATTCGTCCCATTGGAAGAGGGTCTTTAGAGGAGATAATATTTCGGCTTGATGTCTTACAAAGGTTAGAGAAAAAAGGCTTACTTGTTATCAATCCTCCTAGATCTATAGAAATCTCTGCTGACAAATACTGTTCCTTGAGTTTGTTGGATGAAGAAGGAATAACTGTACCACCAACAATTGCAACTGAAGATACTGAAGCAGCTTTAAGGGCCTTTCAAGAGCTAGGTGAAGATGTAGTCATCAAACCAGTCTTTGGCTCTAGAGGTATGGGAATAGGTAGAGTTACTGATCTTGAGACCGCTTGGCGAATATTTCATGCCTTAAACTACACTCGTCATGTTCTTTATATTCAAAAATTCATCCATCATGGAACAAGGGACATAAGACTTTTCGTTATTGGCCATAGAGTTATTGCAGCGATGTATAGACAAGCAGATGGATGGAAGACGAATATAGATCAAGGCGCAAGACCTATCCCTTTTAAACCTTCAAAAGAGCTTGAAGAGTTGGCTTTGAAAGTGGCCGAGACTATAGGGTGTAAAGTTGCAGGTGTAGATGTCATGGAGAGCCAAGAAGGATACATAGTCAATGAAATAAACAGCCAACCAGGCTTTAAAGGACTTCAGTTGGCAACAAAGGTCAACATAGCAGATGAGATTATAGACTATATCATTAAAAGTTTGTGA
- the mer gene encoding 5,10-methylenetetrahydromethanopterin reductase has protein sequence MPKFAIEFVPTDAYWKVVYHAIHAEKAGYDYVWITDHFNNRNVYVLLTNIAIYTNRVKFGPGVTSPYLIHPIMTAQSVASLGEMAPGRAVCGLGTGDKTTLDLLNIERAKPLSAVRETVQLFREITLGKTVKLEGKVFNVAGARLNFKIADPIPIFIGAQGPKMLSLAAEIGDGVLINASNSKDFENAMVDIKKGVEKAGKKIEDIDVVAATAFSASNDPKKALKAATPVVAFIVAGSPESVLQRHNISIESADKIRDAIGKGNWGEVFANVTPEMFEAFSICGTPDTCIEKIDQLSKIGVTLFITGSPIGPKVHDSINLISKEIMPHFKKS, from the coding sequence ATGCCTAAATTTGCGATTGAATTTGTCCCAACAGACGCGTATTGGAAAGTGGTCTACCACGCGATACATGCAGAAAAAGCGGGTTATGACTATGTTTGGATAACGGATCACTTCAACAACCGGAATGTTTACGTTCTGCTTACCAATATCGCTATCTATACAAATAGAGTTAAGTTCGGGCCTGGAGTTACTAGCCCTTATCTGATTCATCCAATAATGACTGCTCAATCGGTTGCCTCGCTAGGCGAGATGGCACCAGGGCGCGCGGTTTGTGGACTTGGTACAGGGGACAAGACAACATTGGATCTGCTGAATATTGAGAGGGCAAAGCCCCTATCTGCTGTAAGGGAGACCGTTCAACTATTTCGAGAAATTACTTTAGGAAAGACCGTTAAATTGGAAGGTAAAGTATTCAATGTTGCAGGAGCAAGGCTGAACTTTAAGATAGCCGACCCTATCCCTATTTTTATCGGTGCTCAAGGACCTAAGATGTTGTCATTGGCAGCCGAGATTGGGGATGGCGTTCTAATAAATGCATCAAATTCGAAAGACTTTGAGAATGCTATGGTGGATATCAAAAAGGGAGTTGAAAAGGCAGGCAAAAAGATAGAAGATATTGATGTTGTAGCTGCTACGGCATTCTCTGCATCAAATGATCCCAAAAAGGCTTTGAAAGCAGCTACACCAGTAGTGGCCTTCATAGTTGCAGGCAGTCCTGAGTCGGTCTTACAAAGACATAACATATCGATTGAATCTGCAGATAAGATACGGGATGCTATTGGAAAGGGTAATTGGGGCGAAGTATTTGCCAATGTCACGCCTGAAATGTTTGAGGCCTTTTCTATATGTGGGACTCCAGATACATGTATTGAGAAAATAGATCAACTATCAAAGATCGGTGTAACTCTTTTCATAACGGGTTCTCCCATAGGTCCAAAGGTTCATGATTCCATCAATCTGATCAGTAAGGAGATAATGCCCCATTTCAAAAAATCATAA
- the fhcD gene encoding formylmethanofuran--tetrahydromethanopterin N-formyltransferase translates to MSSNVEIEDTFAEAFPMIACRLLITAENEEWALISAKTATGFASSIIASPAEAGVEGTLVPPEKTPDGRPGAMIQIYHRTLHELKFQLLSRIGQCILTCPTTAAFNGIQDAKKYTRLGKSLSLFGDGYQKRENMWGRKVWRIPVMEGEFFIEDRFGLKKAVAGGNLLIMAENQKAALQATVDAVDAMGKVEGVVFTFPGGICRSGSKVGSTKYKLPASTNHPFCPAIKDIVPESQVPDNVNSVYELVFNGLTEDLVKKATSECIKAAIKVPGVVKISAVNFGGKLGPFQIKLKESLEMT, encoded by the coding sequence ATGTCGTCTAATGTAGAAATCGAAGATACTTTTGCTGAAGCATTCCCTATGATTGCTTGTAGACTTTTAATAACTGCTGAAAATGAGGAGTGGGCTCTGATTTCTGCTAAAACTGCTACAGGCTTTGCTTCATCAATTATCGCATCACCTGCAGAAGCTGGTGTTGAAGGCACATTAGTGCCCCCAGAAAAGACCCCCGACGGTAGGCCTGGAGCAATGATTCAGATTTATCATAGGACTTTACATGAATTGAAGTTCCAACTTCTAAGCCGTATAGGTCAATGTATACTGACTTGCCCAACTACAGCCGCATTTAATGGTATACAAGATGCCAAAAAATACACCAGATTGGGCAAATCTCTTAGTCTGTTTGGTGATGGTTACCAAAAGAGAGAGAATATGTGGGGTAGAAAGGTCTGGAGGATTCCCGTAATGGAAGGAGAATTTTTCATAGAAGATAGATTCGGACTCAAGAAGGCAGTAGCTGGTGGCAACTTGCTCATTATGGCTGAAAACCAAAAGGCCGCCCTTCAAGCAACAGTAGATGCGGTAGATGCTATGGGTAAAGTCGAGGGAGTAGTCTTTACTTTCCCAGGAGGCATCTGTCGATCAGGATCTAAAGTAGGCTCTACGAAGTATAAGTTGCCGGCTTCCACCAATCATCCTTTCTGTCCTGCTATCAAGGATATAGTGCCTGAATCTCAGGTCCCTGATAATGTAAATAGTGTATACGAGTTGGTCTTTAACGGATTGACTGAAGATCTTGTCAAAAAAGCCACCTCAGAATGCATAAAAGCAGCAATAAAGGTACCGGGAGTAGTAAAGATATCAGCTGTCAACTTTGGTGGAAAACTTGGCCCATTCCAGATTAAATTAAAAGAATCTCTAGAAATGACATAA